CTCATAAACCTGTTGCTTTTGTAGTTTGTAATCTTAATTCTCCCACTAAAGACAAACCAGCTTTATTTGAGTTTGACGAGATTGTTATTCTATTTCATGAATTTGGACATGCATTGCATCACTTATTGACTAAGGTTAAATATCCTTGTGCTGCAGGCATATCTGGCGTGCCATGGGATGGTGTGGAACTACCTAGCCAATATATGGAATTTTATGCGTTTGAAAAACAAGTCATCGCCTTGATTTCAAAGCACTACAAAACTGGGCAATCTTTACCTGATGATTTGTTTGATAAGTTCATTGCTTCTAAAAATTTCCACTCAGCACTGGCCATGTTACGACAGTGCGAGTTTTCATTGTGGGATCTTAAAACACACATGTCAAATGCAGACACCTATGAAGTATTAACCCAAGTTCGATTAGAGACAGCACTGATGGACAACATTAACGAAAGTCGATTTTTAAACACCTTTGGGCATATTTTTTCAGGGGGTTACGCAGCAGGATATTTTAGTTATAAATGGGCAGAAGTTTTAGCGGCTGATGCTTATTACTATGTGCAAGAGAAGGGCGGTATTGGCTCTGATGCCTCTCAAGATTTCTTGTATAATATTTTGCAAATAGGTGGTAGTCTAGATTTTATGCAACAATATATAAAATTTAGAGGTGAAAAGCCCTCAATTAGTGCCTTATTAAAAGCAAACGGCATCATTCATTCAACTAAGGAAAAAACATGATTAAATTTATTCTCAGTATTATTATTATTTTGGCATTGATTGGCGGTGCTGTACAGTTTGTTGCAACTGACGAAAGCTGGTCTTTGGTTATGAATAAGGAAATTGCGTTTAGCAGTGTTAAAAATGGTGCAATTGCAATTTATGAGTTTATTGAGGCGTTAATTTCTGATGCTGATAAAATTAAAGGTGTTGATTTAACAACAACAAAATAGCCGATATTCTAAGTTATTTTCATGAGTAAGATTTTTTTAAATCTTACTCAATACAATTGAGCCATTAGTACCGCCAAACCCAAATGAGTTAGAAATGGCATGATTGATTGTCATTTCTCGTGCCTCGTTAGCGCAATAATCTAAATCACAATTTGGGTCTTGATTGATAATATTAATGGTAGGTGGCGCTATTTGATTTTGAATGGCAAGTGCAGTAAAAATGGCTTCAATACCACCGGCAGCGCCCAATAAGTGCCCAGTCATAGATTTGGTTGAACTCATGACAATGTTATAAGCATGCTTACCAAGGGCTAATTTTGCAGCATCTGTTTCTGCTTGGTCGCCTGCTGGCGTAGAGGTACCATGGGCGTTAATATAATCAATTTGATCAACGTTAATACCTGAGTTTCTCAGCGCATTTTGCATGCATCTGGCTGCCCCTTCCCCACCTTTTGAAGGTAGTGTCATGTGATAAGCATCCCCACTCATGCCGTAGCCTGACACTTGTGCATAAATTTTTGCACCACGCGCTTTAGCGTGTTCAAACTCTTCTAATACCACAACACCTGCACCGTCGCCAAGTACAAAACCATCTCTGTCTTTATCCCAAGGGCGAGAAGCGCTTGTCGGGTCATCATTACGAGTGGATAATGCACGTGCTGCAGCAAAACCACCTAGCCCACAATTAGTGGTTGACATTTCAGCGCCACCAGCAATCATCACATTAGCGTCGCCGTATTCAATCAAGCGAGAAGCATCACCAATGTTATGAGTACCTGTGGTGCAAGCAGTCACAATGGAAAAATTAGGACCTTTTAAGCCATATTTGATAGAAAGATTGCCTGAAATCATATTGATGATTGACGAAGGAACGAAAAAAGGTGAAATACGTTTTGCGCCTTTTTCTCTGAATAGATCTGCAGTTTTTTCAATTGTGCCAAGACCGCCAATGCCAGCACCGATGGCAACACCGATACGGTGAGCATTTTGCTCAGTAATCTCAATACCACTGTCTTCAATAGCTTGAATGCCAGCGGCCATGCCGTAATGGATAAAGGCATCCATTTTTTTGGCTTCTTTAGGTTTTAAGTAGTCAGTAATTTCAAAACCTTTAACTGAGCCACCAAACGTGACCGATTGACCTTTGGTATCAATATTGGTGAGTGAGGCAATGCCAGAATGACCTTTAAGGATATTATTCCAAGATTCACCTACACTTAGACCCACTGGACAAACCATACCCATGCCTGTAATAACAACTATTCTTTTGCTCATAATGTTTTAAAATTTAATATAAAAAGGCGCTTAATTCAAAGAAAGAAGCGCCTTATTGCGTTAAGTTGATAAACGGAAATTACAAATTATTGTTAACGTAGTCAATTGCTTGTTGAACTGTGGTAATATTTTCGGCTTGATCGTCAGGAATTTCGCAGCCAAACTCTTCTTCAAAAGACATGACCAATTCAACAGTATCCAAAGAATCTGCACCTAAATCATCAATAAAAGAAGCGTTGTTATCAATATCACCGCTTACGTCTAATTGTTCAGCTACAACTTTTTTTACTCTTTGCTCAATACTCATTTGTCTATTTCCTTAACTATTTTAAAATCATTATTTTATCGTCAAAAAGAGGTTATACAAGACTAAATTTAAAATTTTTAATTAAAGTGTTTTATATAAATAATGCTAGATTTGATATCGGGTTGGGTCTATTACTTTCGCTTCTTTAAAGCCTAATTTCCTATATTCACATGCATCACAAATGCCACAAGCTTTTCCATTTTTATCTGCCTGATAGCACGTTATGGTTAGTGAATAGTCAATGCCAAGAGAAAGCCCTTTTTTGATAATTTGTGCTTTATTCAAATGAATTAGTGGCGTGTGAATGGTTAGTTTTTTCCCTTCAATACCTTGTTTAGTGGCAAGATTAGCCATCACTTCAAATGCTTTGATATAAGACTCTCTACAATCAGGATAACCTGAATAGTCTAGTACATTAACGCCAATAAACACATGCTGGCAATCTAGCACCTCTGACCATGCTAGTGCATAGGATAAAAAAATGGTATTACGAGCAGGTACGTAAGTAATCGGAATATCATCGTTTTGAGAAAATTTGGGTATGTCAATCTTATTATCTGTTAAGGCAGAACCGCCAATATCAGATAAGGATATTTTCATAACTCTATGTTCAGTAGTGGCAAAAATTTTGGCAATACTTTCAGCAGATTTTAATTCTGACTTCTGTTTTTGTCCATAATCAAAACTCAGACTATAACATTCAAAGTCTTTTGTTTTGGCAATAGCTAAAGTTGTCGTAGAATCTAGCCCACCAGATAAAAGAATAACAGCTTTGGTTTTATGTTTAGCATCAGACATTGGCCAAATTGCCTTTTTCTTCCAACCATTTTTTTCGATCAGCTGCGCGTTTTTTATTTAATAACATGTCCATGGTTTGAAAAACTTGCAATGGATCATCTAATGTGAGTTGAATTAAGCGTCTAGTATCGGGTAGCATGGTGGTTTCTCTTAATTGAGAAGGGTTCATTTCACCCAAACCTTTAAAGCGCTGAACTTGAATTTTAACACGCTTGTTTTCACTTTCTATTTTTCTAATAATGGCGTCTCGTTCATTGTCATCAAGGGCGTAGTGAACTTGTTTTCCTGCGTCCACACGATATAAAGGTGGCATTGCAACAAATATATGACCTTCTTTAATAAGTTTTGGGAAATGTTTCACGAATAAAGTGCAGATGAGCGTGGCAATATGCGCGCCATCTGAATCGGCATCAGCAAGAATACAAATTTTGCCATACCTCAAGCCTGATAAATCTTCACTATTAGGCTCAAGACCAATGGCAATGCTAATGTCATGAAT
This Abyssogena phaseoliformis symbiont OG214 DNA region includes the following protein-coding sequences:
- the queC gene encoding 7-cyano-7-deazaguanine synthase QueC, with translation MSDAKHKTKAVILLSGGLDSTTTLAIAKTKDFECYSLSFDYGQKQKSELKSAESIAKIFATTEHRVMKISLSDIGGSALTDNKIDIPKFSQNDDIPITYVPARNTIFLSYALAWSEVLDCQHVFIGVNVLDYSGYPDCRESYIKAFEVMANLATKQGIEGKKLTIHTPLIHLNKAQIIKKGLSLGIDYSLTITCYQADKNGKACGICDACEYRKLGFKEAKVIDPTRYQI
- the fabF gene encoding beta-ketoacyl-ACP synthase II — translated: MSKRIVVITGMGMVCPVGLSVGESWNNILKGHSGIASLTNIDTKGQSVTFGGSVKGFEITDYLKPKEAKKMDAFIHYGMAAGIQAIEDSGIEITEQNAHRIGVAIGAGIGGLGTIEKTADLFREKGAKRISPFFVPSSIINMISGNLSIKYGLKGPNFSIVTACTTGTHNIGDASRLIEYGDANVMIAGGAEMSTTNCGLGGFAAARALSTRNDDPTSASRPWDKDRDGFVLGDGAGVVVLEEFEHAKARGAKIYAQVSGYGMSGDAYHMTLPSKGGEGAARCMQNALRNSGINVDQIDYINAHGTSTPAGDQAETDAAKLALGKHAYNIVMSSTKSMTGHLLGAAGGIEAIFTALAIQNQIAPPTINIINQDPNCDLDYCANEAREMTINHAISNSFGFGGTNGSIVLSKI
- the acpP gene encoding acyl carrier protein; translation: MSIEQRVKKVVAEQLDVSGDIDNNASFIDDLGADSLDTVELVMSFEEEFGCEIPDDQAENITTVQQAIDYVNNNL